In Rhizoctonia solani chromosome 7, complete sequence, one DNA window encodes the following:
- a CDS encoding C4-dicarboxylate transporter/malic acid transporter: MTHGHSEPELPYHGPKFGGLAKRVHGWSWQAFPIGMGTGAVYVLLSALDPHPEWVTTVEVVFFFLALFLFALNISTLALQGILYREQSKRLLFDPVKGVFVPLCVLSFATLIIGTIQYAVPVGIIHPGFIYELFWVYVFFAVGVCFPMLMIWFNKPHDIKTFTPAWAFLIFPMMLVGVVAFNVLKVIPVTDPRCIGVLLVGYVFQGLGFFMTFFYLAIYILRIMTTGFMDGHQANGAFVACGPPGFTALALINLGKQARIILPAYNLVSPQAGEIFFAASVMGALLLFGLAVFFFFFGILPYWFKLHKHLSEILGCWALTFPNVGWINTLRALGDIFGIKGFSVWHAIMTFLVCMVWLILFGLTVLAFVRGKIFLAKDADVWRDTMSGDDAARNAASQVAPGLVSEQSSVVNLPYTAPRFHLAVTTLISRNSKGERPWVVDNNRF, translated from the exons ATGACTCACGGTCACTCTGAGCCCGAGCTCCCTTACCACGGCCCCAAGTTTGGCGGCCTTGCAAAGCGAGTTCATGGATGGTCATGGCAGGCG TTCCCGATTGGTATGGGTACTGGTGCTGTCTACGTCCTCCTGTCGGCCCTCGACCCCCACCCCGAATGGGTTACAACGGTTGAAGTggtattcttcttccttgcCCTTTTCCTGTTCGCGTTGAACATCTCTACCTTGGCCCTTCAAGGAATCT TGTATCGGGAGCAATCCAAGCGATTGCTATTTGACCCTGTCAAGGGCGTCTTTGTCCCTCTCTGCGTCCTTTCGTTTGCGACCCTTATCATCGGTACCATTCAATATGCGGTTCCCGTTGGCATCATACACCCCGGCTTCATCTATGAGCTCTTCTG GGTTTATGTGTTCTTTGCCGTCGGTGTTTGCTTCCCTATGCTTATGATTTGGTTCAACAAGCCCCATGACATCAAGACTTTCACCCCGGCTTGGGCTTTCTTG ATCTTCCCAATGATGCTTGTCGGTGTCGTGGCATTCAACGTACTCAAGGTCATCCCGGTCACGGATCCTCGCTGCATCGGTGTTCTTCTTGTGGGCTACGTCTTCCAAG GTCTCGGCTTCTTCATGACCTTCTTCTACCTGGCCATCTACATTCTCCGTATCATGACCACTGGATTCATGGATGGTCATCAAGCCAACGGTGCCTTTGTCGCCTGCGGTCCCCCAGGATTCACGGCCCTCGCTCTTATCAACCTCGGCAAGCAGGCCCGTATCATCTTACCCGCTTACAACTTGGTCTCTCCTCAAGCTGGAGAAATCTTCTTCGCTGCCAGCGTCATGGGCGCTTTGCTCTTGTTCGGCCttgctgtctttttcttcttcttcggtATCCTTCCTTACTGGTTCAAGCTCCACAAGCACCTCAGTGAGATTCTCGGAT GCTGGGCTCTCACTTTCCCCAACGTTGGCTGGATCAATACACTCCGTGCGTTGGGCGACATCTTTGGCATCAAGGGCTTCTCCGTTTGGCATGCAATCATGACCTTCCTGGTCTGCATGGTCTGGCTAATCCTTTTCGGGTTGACCGTCTTGGCCTTCGTCCGTGGCAAGATTTTCTTGGCCAAGGACGCCGACGTCTGGAGGGATACCATGAGTGGAGATGATGCTGCTCGCAACGCTGCGTCCCAGGTAGCTCCTGGTCTTGTGAGCGAACAAAGCAGTGTTGTCAACCTCCCTTACACCGCCCCGCGGTTCCACCTCGCGGTGACTACGTTGATATCGAGAAACAGCAAGGGGGAGCGCCCTTGGGTTGTCGATAACAACCGTTTCTAG
- a CDS encoding manganese peroxidase 2 produces the protein MGILGPAELELGLRPGLLHTSTTRVCCHVFCCCCAFRRSVVRTAPRVVRAQQTRLPIASARAYSTGGASSGGASWVQLALAAGVGAGVGVGLNLLGGDASSLGREASTAAKGAAQSAKVAANFVPKKEDYQKVTTGLPRSSMPTMMTVRTALYSSVLHGTRPGPMTRTPRRNYATMRFEPEALHGANNGLNIARAKMEEVKKEFPWISYGDLWTLGGVAALQEMDGPKIPWRPGRIDGYAKDATPDGRLPDATQGADHLRNIFYRMGFNDQEIVALSGAHALGRCHRDRSGFDGPWTFSPTTLTNEYYKLLLNEKWQWRKWDGPKQLEDKTTKSLMMLPTDMVLVQDKKFKPWVQKYAESQDAFFKDFSDAVVRLFEVGVPPSQFGETILFKKLEEQS, from the exons ATGGGCATCCTCGGACCCGCGGAG CTGGAGTTGGGATTGCGCCCCGGGTTACTGCACACTTCTACCACAAGAGTTTGTTGCCATGTcttttgctgctgctgcgcatTCCGCCGCTCTGTCGTCCGCACTGCTCCCCGCGTGGTCCGTGCGCAGCAGACACGACTACCGATTGCGTCTGCACGCGCGTACTCGACGGGTGGGGCCTCCTCGGGTGGAGCGTCGTGGGTCCAGCTCGCGTTGGCAGCTGGGGTCGGAGCAGGCGTAGGAGTGGGACTCAACCTCCTCGGTGGCGATGCATCGTCCCTCGGGCGTGAGGCATCGACCGCAGCCAAGGGAGCTGCACAGAGCGCCAAGGTCGCCGCCAACTTTGTCCCCAAGAAGGAGGACTACCAAAAGGTTACAACAGGATTGCCGAGATCCTCGATGCCGACTATGATG ACGGTTCGTACGGCCCTGTATTCGTCCGTCTTGCATGGCACTCGTCCGGGACCTATGACAAGGACACCAAGACG CAACTACGCGACCATGCGTTTTGAGCCCGAGGCTCTCCATGGCGCCAACAATGGTCTAAACATTGCCCGTGCCAAGATGGAAGAAGTCAAGAAGGAATTCCCCTGGATCTCATATGGTGATCTCTGGACTCTTGGAGGCGTAGCCGCTCTTCAG GAAATGGACGGCCCCAAGATCCCGTGGCGCCCCGGACGCATCGACGGCTACGCCAAGGACGCGACCCCCGATGGCCGTCTGCCCGATGCCACCCAAGGTGCGGACCACCTCCGAAAC ATCTTCTATCGCATGGGCTTCAATGACCAGGAAATCGTCGCCCTCTCTGGTGCACACGCTTTGGGCCGATGCCATCGTGACCG CTCTGGATTCGATGGTCCTTGGACTTTCTCTCCTACCACTTTGACCAACGAGTACTACAAGCTGCTCTTGAATGAAAAGTGGCAATGGCGCAAGTGGGACGGTCCCAAGCAGCTGGAGGACAAGACGACCAAGAGTCTCATGATGCTTCC CACCGACATGGTCCTCGTCCAAGACAAAAAGTTCAAGCCTTGGGTACAGAAATACGCCGAATCTCAGGATGCGTTCTTCAAGGA CTTCTCTGACGCCGTCGTTCGCCTTTTCGAGGTTGGTGTCCCTCCTTCCCAGTTTGGCGAGACCATCCTGTTCAAGAAGCTCGAGGAGCAATCGTGA
- a CDS encoding glycoside hydrolase family 43 protein: protein MFYHKVSALGSACYALSLLSMTLGFQNPIIPGFNPDPDILRTGDDYFIVTSTFEFFPGIPIYHSKDLVNWTTIGHAYNRPSQLNMRGTAPSAGLWAPTLRYNKGYYYLSTTWYDIIQNPDNTTRIPRSMYVRTKDIFDETQWRHVDPFYIDQWGFDPDLFFDDDGKRITIDTGLHYYAIDAKRLAILMPVVKRKFSLYTAEIDIETGDSLTESVLNFNSPLEPNSRLAEGSHIYKFNGTYYLLVAEAGTNIGHRVTNYRSKVGPFGPWDPSPYNPLVYNGHNTSLPILSTGHGGIVETPQGDWYAVFLGTRPQNPENSSGRAQLGRETFMAPMKWLDDGWFTINDGKDITIDMPGLYNLEVPKVWKDEFKGGFADKNYYTVRTPRRDRHQRQHLQPERPRNRSMLLPQTKRNLHHLFDQLKFSPTSPRHEAGLTIYLSIFFHDEIGLTMNPSTNKTAIFTKTRTGDLAVENTTFVDLPDGTDEALLYIEARPDRYNFGYAIGTDAPKYITTVQNKWLASKIDGWSGNFVGTHFGFYATSNGLPMLQKAHFSHIQTERP, encoded by the exons ATGTTTTATCACAAGGTTTCTGCTCTCGGTAGTGCCTGTTATGCACTGTCGCTATTGA GCATGACGCTCGGGTTTCAGAACCCAATTATCCCAGGATTTAACCCCGACCCGGATATTTTGAGGACAGGAGATGACTATTTTATCGTTACTTCGACTTTTGAATTCTT CCCTGGAATCCCCATTTACCACTCCAAAGACCT TGTTAACTGGACCACGATCGGTCACGCATACAATCGCCCCAGTCAGCTCAACATGCGCGGCACAGCGCCGAGTGCAGGACTCTGGGCACCAACCTTGAGATATAACAAGGGATACTACTACTTATCGACTACCTGGTACGACATTATACAGAACCCTGACAATACCACCCGCATCCCGCGCTCGATGTACGTCAGGACCAAGGACATATTCGACGAAACTCAATGGAGGCATGT CGACCCCTTCTACATCGACCAATGGGGATTCGACCCGGATTTGTTCTTCGACGATGACGGCAAG CGAATAACGATTGATACAGGTTTACACTACTACGCAATCGACGCCAAGCGATTGGCCATCCTGATGCCGG TCGTCAAAAGGAAATTCTCACTATACACGGCCGAAATCGACATCGAGACTGGGGACTCGTTGACTGAATCCGTGCTAAACTTCAATTCCCCATTGGAGCCGAACTCACGACTGGCCGAAGGGTCCCATATCTACAAGTTCAATGGTACATACTACCTACTCGTAGCTGAAGCAGGCACCAACATCGGACACCGAGTTACGAACTACCGCTCAAAAGTG GGTCCATTCGGACCATGGGACCCAAGCCCATACAACCCGCTCgtctacaatggccacaATACCTCGCTCCCCATTCTCTCGACAGGACACGGCGGAATCGTAGAGACCCCTCAAGGAGACTGGTACGCCGTATTTTTGGGCACCCGTCCCCAGAACCCCGAAAACTCGAGCGGGCGTGCTCAGCTTGGACGTGAGACGTTTATGGCACCCATGAAGTGGCTAGACGACGGCTGGTTCACTATCAACGACGGAAAGGATATTACAATCGATATGCCGGGATTGTATAACCTCGAGGTCCCAAAAGTATGGAAAGATGAATTCAAGG GCGGATTCGCAGACAAGAACTATTACACCGTCCGCACGCC ACGGCGGGATCGACATCAGAGGCAACATCTACAACCTGAGCGACCGCGAaaccgcagcatgcttcttccGCAAACAAAGCGAAATCTCCACCACCTTTTCGACCAGCTCAAGTTCAGCCCCACCTCGCCCCGCCACGAAGCCGGCCTCACGATCTACCTCTCGATCTTTTTCCACGATGAGATTGGGCTGACGATGAACCCGAGCACGAACAAGACTGCGATTTTCACCAAGACCAGGACTGGGGATTTGGCGGTTGAGAATACGACTTTTGTGGATCTTCCGGACGGGACGGATGAGGCGTTGTTGTATATCGAGGCCAGGCCGGATAGGTATAATTTTGGGTATGCGATTGGAACGGATGCACCGAAATATATTACTACTGTGCAGAACAAGTGGCTTGCTTCCAAGATAGATGG GTGGTCCGGGAATTTCGTCGGAACGCACTTTGGGTTTTATGCTACCAGTAATGGACTGCCGATGCTCCAGAAAGCG CACTTTTCCCATATTCAAACTGAACGACCATGA